The DNA region CGCCAGCTTGGAGATGTCTGCAAAGCGGTCGCGCAGCGTGGTCTCGTCCGTCCACATGTGGACTTCGCGGATGCCCGGGTTGTCGATCAGGATGCCGCCGTCATCGAGCACGATGAGTTCGCGTGCGGTGGTGGTGTGGCGTCCCTTTCCGGTGAGTTCGTTCACGTCGTCGGTCCACTGGTAGTCTTCGCCGAGCAGTTGGTTGGCGACCGACGACTTGCCCACACCGCTTGACCCGATGAGTGTGATCGATTTGCCGGGCGCCAGATAGGAACGCAGAGCCTCCAGTGCGGTACCTTCGACGACGCTGGTGATGTGTACGTCGGCATCCGGGTTGAGCGCCTGGATGGCATCGGCGGCCTCGCGGCAGTCATCTTCGTCGAACAAATCCGCTTTGTTCACCAAAACGACAGGGTGCGCCTTGCTGCGCCCGATCAGCGCAAAGTAGCGCTCCATGCGGCGCAGGTTGAGGTCGGGACCCGGATCGGTGACCACGGCCACGACGTCGACATTGGTGGCGATGACTTGTTCTTCAGTGCTCTTGCCCGATGCCTTGCGCGAGAGACAGCTTTGGCGGGTGAGGCGGCCGCGGATGACGGCTTCCTTTTCCGGGCTGAGATCCAGCGCCACCCAGTCGCCCACCGCAGGCAGTTCCGCGTCGCACTCGGCGTCGTGGTAGACCTTGCCGCTCATGATGGCTTCGCGCTCTTCGCCGTCGGCCATCAATGCGCCATAACTGATCTTATTGTCGCGGATCAGTCGTGCGGGAGTCAGCCCTTCTTTGGCGTAGGGCTTGAACTCTTTGGCGAACTGATCGTTCCATCCGAGGTCTTCGAGAGTCATGGCGTTGGATCTGGTGCGGGGAAGCGGGAAGTTCCGGTCTAGTCGAGCAGGCGCACCTTGAACTCATCTTTGGGTTCCACCGAGAGCACGAACTGATAGAGCAGTTCGATGGTTTTCTCGATGTCCTTGATGTGCGCGGTTTCCACCACCGAGTGCATGTAGCGCAGCGGCAGCGAGATGAGCCCGGACGGGATACCGTTTTTGATGTGGTAGATCTGGTCGGTATCAGTTCCGGAGTAACGGGACGACGATTCGTGCTGCAGTGTGACCTGGGATTCTTCGGCGACCTGCATCAGTCGCTTTACGACCTCCGGGTGGTTGCACGTGCCGTGGGAGATGCTTGGTCCGCCGCCCAGGGTGACCGATCCGTGGATCTCCTTCGGGATGCCGGGAGTGTCCGTGGCGTGGGTGACGTCGAGCACGACGGCGACATCAGGTGAGATGCGGTGGGTGGCCATTTTCGCGCCGTAACCGCCGATTTCTTCCTGCACGGCATTGACGGCCACGATGTTGGCCTTCGGCTTTTTCTTGCCTTCGGCGAGCTTGCGCATCACTTCGGCGATGATGAATCCACCAACGCGGTTGTCGAGAGCACGGCCCATGACCAGGTTCTTTCCGAGCATTTCCGGCCCGTCGATGTAGACGGCCGGCACACCGACGCGGATGCCGAGTTCTTCGACTTCCTTCTTCGAGGTGGCGCCGACGTCGACATAGAGTTCGTGGATCTTCGGTGCCTTTTCGTTGCCGAGGTCCTTGCGCAAATGGATGGCAGTGTTGCCGATCACTCCGCGGACGGTTCCTTTGTCGCCGAAGATGTCAATGCGGCGGCCGCGTCCGGTGGCGGCATCCGAGCCTCCCACCAGGTCGATGTGGAGGAACCCGTCGTCGGTGATGTATTTGACGATGTAACCGATTTCGTCGGCGTGAGACTCCAGCATTACCGTCGGCGCGTCCTTGGCCGATCCGTTGATTGTTGCCCATGCGGTGCCGTAGGTGTCGGACTCGGTGGAGTCCGCGAACTGGGCAATGTGCTTGAGCCACTTGCGCTGGCCCGGAGCTTCGAAGCCGGTCGGGGAGGGCGTGGCGAGAAGGTCGAACAAAAAGGATTGGCTGGATTTTTTCATGGCAAATTAGAGTCAGTGTCGTTTCGACGA from Sulfuriroseicoccus oceanibius includes:
- the rsgA gene encoding ribosome small subunit-dependent GTPase A, which encodes MTLEDLGWNDQFAKEFKPYAKEGLTPARLIRDNKISYGALMADGEEREAIMSGKVYHDAECDAELPAVGDWVALDLSPEKEAVIRGRLTRQSCLSRKASGKSTEEQVIATNVDVVAVVTDPGPDLNLRRMERYFALIGRSKAHPVVLVNKADLFDEDDCREAADAIQALNPDADVHITSVVEGTALEALRSYLAPGKSITLIGSSGVGKSSVANQLLGEDYQWTDDVNELTGKGRHTTTARELIVLDDGGILIDNPGIREVHMWTDETTLRDRFADISKLAEQCKFHDCKHGTDKGCAIRAALERGDLDPARFEGFLKLDEEIATLLANRKKRQMTIERRTKRDKHSRAKKYQLRRDIDDEERYVK
- a CDS encoding M42 family metallopeptidase; the protein is MKKSSQSFLFDLLATPSPTGFEAPGQRKWLKHIAQFADSTESDTYGTAWATINGSAKDAPTVMLESHADEIGYIVKYITDDGFLHIDLVGGSDAATGRGRRIDIFGDKGTVRGVIGNTAIHLRKDLGNEKAPKIHELYVDVGATSKKEVEELGIRVGVPAVYIDGPEMLGKNLVMGRALDNRVGGFIIAEVMRKLAEGKKKPKANIVAVNAVQEEIGGYGAKMATHRISPDVAVVLDVTHATDTPGIPKEIHGSVTLGGGPSISHGTCNHPEVVKRLMQVAEESQVTLQHESSSRYSGTDTDQIYHIKNGIPSGLISLPLRYMHSVVETAHIKDIEKTIELLYQFVLSVEPKDEFKVRLLD